Proteins found in one Rhodobacter capsulatus SB 1003 genomic segment:
- a CDS encoding DUF6324 family protein, which produces MGINDENDMAGDLQIGPTDQGMVRIFVSGEGFELPFDFDPEEAEEIARELIDAAEAARAIAEGASKGGKPRGRR; this is translated from the coding sequence ATGGGCATCAACGACGAAAACGACATGGCCGGCGATCTGCAGATCGGCCCCACCGATCAGGGGATGGTGCGAATCTTCGTCTCGGGCGAGGGGTTCGAACTGCCCTTCGACTTCGACCCCGAAGAGGCCGAGGAAATCGCCCGCGAATTGATCGATGCGGCCGAGGCGGCGCGGGCCATCGCCGAGGGCGCGTCGAAGGGCGGCAAGCCCCGGGGCAGGCGCTAG
- a CDS encoding MmcB family DNA repair protein: MANDLSPGQLLARGVCRCLMDHGFACLPEVVPRPGLRVDVMALGRKGEIWVVECKSSRADFTSDRKWQGYLDYADRFFWAVDTGFPREILPEGTGLILADRFGAEILRMAPEAKLAAPRRKLVTQGFARTAALRLAGRADPGLSFQA, translated from the coding sequence ATGGCAAACGATCTTTCCCCCGGTCAGCTTCTGGCGCGCGGCGTGTGCCGCTGCCTGATGGATCACGGCTTCGCCTGTCTGCCCGAGGTCGTGCCCCGTCCGGGTCTGCGGGTAGACGTGATGGCGTTGGGCCGCAAGGGCGAAATCTGGGTGGTCGAGTGCAAATCCTCGCGCGCGGATTTCACCTCGGACCGGAAATGGCAGGGCTATCTGGATTATGCCGACCGGTTTTTCTGGGCGGTGGACACCGGCTTTCCCCGGGAAATCCTGCCCGAAGGCACCGGGCTGATTCTGGCCGACCGCTTCGGCGCCGAGATCCTGCGCATGGCGCCCGAAGCGAAGCTCGCCGCGCCGCGGCGCAAGCTGGTGACGCAGGGATTCGCCCGGACCGCGGCGCTGCGGCTGGCGGGGCGGGCGGATCCCGGTCTGTCGTTTCAGGCCTAG
- a CDS encoding DUF6404 family protein codes for MEDYQRRLAAARAELEALGLRGLPHPIQDRVMRLFGGEARPWPYLPLGVRMSAYAIPYAFIWTTANFFLRWKDRPIEPGEAVVSTVMTVALFSMLMLGYELRRWQSVKLSRWEDL; via the coding sequence ATGGAAGACTACCAACGCCGACTCGCCGCCGCCCGGGCCGAACTTGAAGCCCTTGGCCTGCGGGGACTGCCGCATCCGATCCAGGACCGGGTGATGCGGCTGTTCGGCGGTGAGGCGCGGCCCTGGCCTTATCTGCCGCTCGGCGTGCGGATGAGCGCCTATGCGATCCCCTATGCCTTCATCTGGACCACGGCGAATTTCTTCCTGCGCTGGAAGGACCGGCCGATCGAGCCGGGCGAGGCGGTGGTCTCGACGGTGATGACGGTGGCGCTGTTTTCGATGCTGATGCTGGGCTACGAGCTGCGGCGCTGGCAATCGGTGAAGCTGAGCCGCTGGGAAGATCTGTAA
- the nusB gene encoding transcription antitermination factor NusB: MTDTTPDKPRKPSPEEKRRMRSAARLYAVQALFQMEAAGQGVDRVAREFESFRFGMVTDEGEELAEGDYDLFRRLLDDAVMWQAKIDQTTDRALVATWPIERIDPVLRALFRAAGAEMVNPATPIKVVINEFVEVARAFFPEGKETKFVNAVLDHMAREVRPEAF, encoded by the coding sequence ATGACCGACACCACCCCCGACAAGCCCCGCAAGCCGAGCCCGGAAGAAAAACGCCGGATGCGCTCGGCCGCCCGGCTTTATGCCGTGCAGGCGCTGTTCCAGATGGAAGCGGCGGGGCAGGGGGTGGACCGCGTCGCCCGCGAATTCGAAAGCTTCCGCTTCGGCATGGTCACCGACGAGGGCGAGGAACTGGCCGAGGGCGATTACGACCTGTTCCGCCGTCTTCTGGACGATGCGGTGATGTGGCAGGCGAAGATCGACCAGACCACCGACCGCGCGCTGGTCGCGACCTGGCCGATCGAGCGCATCGACCCGGTTCTGCGCGCGCTCTTCCGCGCCGCGGGGGCGGAAATGGTCAACCCGGCGACGCCGATCAAGGTGGTGATCAACGAATTCGTCGAAGTCGCCCGCGCCTTCTTCCCCGAGGGCAAAGAGACGAAATTCGTCAATGCCGTGCTGGATCACATGGCCCGCGAAGTCCGCCCCGAGGCCTTCTGA
- a CDS encoding 6,7-dimethyl-8-ribityllumazine synthase: MAANENHYTLPLPVFDKPVKLLIVVAPYYRDIADWMIAGARAVAAKAGAEVEIVEVPGALEVPTAIGMAERMGDYDGYVALGCVIRGETTHYDTVCNDSSRGLMMLGLQGLCIGNGILTVENRAQAEARAKPEDQDKGGGAAAAALHLVALSRKWATRTQGIGFRPKGESN; the protein is encoded by the coding sequence ATGGCGGCGAATGAAAACCACTACACGCTGCCGCTGCCGGTCTTCGACAAGCCGGTGAAACTGCTGATCGTCGTCGCGCCCTATTATCGTGACATCGCCGATTGGATGATCGCGGGCGCGAGGGCGGTGGCCGCCAAGGCGGGCGCCGAGGTCGAGATCGTCGAAGTGCCCGGCGCGCTGGAAGTGCCGACCGCCATCGGCATGGCCGAGCGGATGGGCGATTACGATGGCTATGTCGCGCTGGGCTGCGTGATCCGCGGCGAAACCACGCATTACGACACGGTCTGCAACGACAGCTCGCGCGGGCTGATGATGCTGGGCCTGCAGGGGCTTTGCATCGGCAACGGCATCCTGACGGTGGAAAACCGCGCCCAGGCCGAGGCCCGGGCGAAGCCCGAGGATCAGGACAAGGGCGGAGGTGCTGCGGCTGCGGCCTTGCATCTGGTCGCGCTCTCGCGCAAATGGGCCACCCGCACGCAGGGAATCGGCTTCCGCCCCAAGGGCGAGAGCAACTGA
- the ribB gene encoding 3,4-dihydroxy-2-butanone-4-phosphate synthase, translated as MTNPVDKAGNHETPGPVEQSYRDAMSSIEEIIEDARNGKMFILVDHEDRENEGDLIIPAQMATPNAINFMAMHGRGLVCLALTADRIEALGLPLMASSNSSRHETAFTVSIEAREGISTGISAHDRARTVAVAIDPTKGRQDIATPGHLFPLRARDGGVLVRAGHTEAAVDISRLAGLNPSGVICEVMNEDGTMARLPDLIAFAQKHGLKIGTISDLIAYRRRYDHLVRETAQRAVQSEFGGDWSMRIFADQTEGAEHIVLTKGDISGPEPVLVRMHALDPLSDVLGLRPGKSNDLGRAMEAIAAEGRGVVVLLRETSAKMPMPGEASPQTLRQYGLGAQILLALGISHLKLLTNSPKPKVVGIEGYGLSIDETRGY; from the coding sequence ATGACGAACCCGGTGGACAAAGCTGGCAATCACGAAACCCCGGGCCCGGTGGAGCAAAGCTACCGCGATGCGATGTCCTCGATCGAGGAGATCATCGAGGATGCCCGCAATGGCAAGATGTTCATTCTGGTGGACCATGAGGACCGCGAGAACGAGGGTGATCTGATCATTCCGGCGCAGATGGCGACGCCGAATGCGATCAACTTCATGGCGATGCATGGCCGGGGTCTGGTCTGTCTGGCGCTGACCGCCGACCGGATCGAGGCGCTGGGGCTGCCCTTGATGGCGTCCTCGAATTCCAGCCGTCACGAGACCGCCTTCACCGTCTCGATCGAGGCGCGCGAGGGGATTTCGACCGGGATTTCCGCGCATGACCGCGCCCGCACCGTCGCCGTGGCGATCGACCCGACCAAGGGCCGTCAGGACATCGCGACGCCGGGGCATCTGTTCCCGCTGCGCGCCCGCGATGGCGGCGTGCTGGTCCGCGCCGGGCATACCGAAGCGGCGGTCGACATCTCGCGTCTGGCGGGGCTGAACCCCTCGGGCGTGATCTGCGAGGTGATGAACGAAGACGGCACGATGGCGCGTCTGCCGGACCTGATCGCCTTTGCGCAGAAACACGGGCTGAAGATCGGCACGATTTCCGACCTGATCGCCTATCGCCGCCGCTATGACCATTTGGTGCGCGAAACTGCGCAACGCGCCGTGCAGTCGGAATTCGGCGGTGACTGGTCGATGCGGATCTTTGCCGACCAGACCGAGGGCGCCGAGCATATCGTGCTGACCAAGGGCGATATTTCCGGGCCCGAGCCGGTGCTGGTGCGGATGCATGCGCTTGATCCGCTCTCGGATGTGCTGGGGCTGCGTCCGGGCAAGAGCAACGATCTGGGCCGCGCGATGGAGGCGATTGCCGCTGAGGGCCGCGGCGTCGTCGTGCTTTTGCGCGAGACCTCGGCCAAGATGCCGATGCCGGGAGAGGCCTCGCCGCAGACGCTGCGCCAATATGGTCTGGGGGCGCAGATCCTTTTGGCGTTGGGCATCAGCCATCTGAAACTCTTGACGAATTCGCCGAAACCCAAGGTCGTCGGCATCGAGGGCTATGGGCTGAGCATCGACGAAACCCGGGGGTATTGA
- a CDS encoding riboflavin synthase produces the protein MFTGIVTDLGEILALENTGDLRARIRCGYDMKTVEIGASIAHAGVCLTVIATGADWYDVQISAETVSKTNLGGWTVGSRINLERALKVGDELGGHIVSGHVDGVAEITALRDEGESTRFSFRAPEALAKYIAPKGSVALDGASLTVNEVDGCTFGINIIPHTKAVTTFGTARVGDKVNLEIDTLARYVARLTEWKA, from the coding sequence ATGTTCACCGGAATCGTCACCGATCTGGGCGAGATCCTCGCCCTTGAAAACACCGGCGATCTGCGCGCGCGGATCCGTTGCGGCTATGACATGAAAACGGTCGAGATCGGCGCCTCGATCGCCCATGCGGGGGTCTGCCTGACCGTCATCGCGACGGGCGCCGACTGGTATGACGTGCAGATCTCGGCCGAGACGGTTTCGAAGACCAATCTGGGCGGCTGGACGGTGGGCAGCCGCATCAACCTCGAGCGCGCGCTGAAGGTGGGCGACGAGCTGGGCGGCCATATCGTGTCGGGCCATGTCGATGGCGTGGCGGAAATCACCGCGCTGCGCGACGAGGGCGAAAGCACCCGGTTCAGCTTCCGCGCCCCCGAGGCCCTGGCGAAATACATCGCGCCCAAGGGCTCGGTCGCGCTCGATGGGGCCTCGCTGACGGTGAACGAGGTGGACGGCTGCACGTTCGGCATCAATATCATTCCGCATACCAAGGCGGTGACCACCTTTGGCACCGCCCGGGTGGGCGACAAGGTCAATCTGGAAATAGACACGCTGGCCCGTTACGTGGCCCGGCTGACGGAGTGGAAGGCATGA
- a CDS encoding capsule biosynthesis protein encodes MTSLRPRTFLLLQGPHGPFFRQLGAMLRAAGAGVWRVGFNRGDEVFWADPASYIRFDAPPADWPARIEALIGEKSVTDLVLYGDTRPVHAQAIAAARAAGVTVHVFEEGYLRPYWVTYERGGANGHSRLMTLSVAQMRAALAQSEIDFPEAPPRWGDMRQHVFYGALYHFLVMAQNGRYRNFTPHRGVPVFDEFRLYLRRLLLMPVQALERMLATRRVRRSGHPIHLVLLQLEHDASFRMHSPFASQTEFIDLVMTGFAAGAARHHHLVFKAHPLEDGRAPIAQTIRAATVRHGLAGRVHFIRGGKLAELLAQARSAVTVNSTAAQQVLWRGLPLKAFGRAVFDKPEFVSTQPLPEFFASPKRPDTRLYRDYRHYLLETSQIPGGFYSARGRRILLRQVVDMMLSPEDPYDALSAGRAAPRQQLRVVT; translated from the coding sequence ATGACCAGCCTTCGCCCCCGCACCTTCCTTCTGCTGCAAGGTCCGCACGGGCCGTTCTTTCGCCAGCTCGGCGCCATGCTGCGCGCCGCCGGGGCCGGGGTCTGGCGGGTGGGCTTCAACCGCGGCGACGAGGTGTTCTGGGCCGATCCCGCCAGCTACATCCGCTTTGACGCCCCCCCCGCGGATTGGCCCGCCCGGATCGAGGCGCTGATCGGGGAAAAATCCGTCACCGATCTGGTGCTTTACGGCGACACAAGGCCCGTTCATGCACAGGCCATCGCCGCCGCGCGGGCGGCGGGCGTCACCGTGCATGTCTTCGAGGAAGGCTATCTGCGCCCCTATTGGGTCACCTATGAACGCGGCGGCGCCAATGGCCATTCGCGGCTGATGACACTTTCGGTCGCGCAGATGCGCGCCGCGCTGGCGCAAAGCGAAATCGACTTCCCCGAGGCGCCGCCGCGCTGGGGCGACATGCGCCAGCATGTGTTCTACGGCGCGCTTTATCATTTCCTCGTCATGGCGCAGAACGGGCGCTATCGCAATTTCACCCCGCACCGGGGCGTCCCGGTCTTTGACGAATTCCGGCTGTACCTGCGCCGGTTGCTGCTGATGCCGGTGCAGGCGCTGGAACGGATGCTGGCGACGCGGCGGGTGCGGCGCTCGGGCCATCCGATCCATCTGGTGCTGCTGCAGCTGGAACATGACGCCTCGTTCCGCATGCATTCGCCCTTCGCCAGCCAGACCGAGTTCATCGATCTGGTGATGACCGGCTTTGCCGCGGGGGCGGCCCGGCATCATCACCTTGTCTTCAAGGCGCATCCGCTGGAAGACGGCCGCGCCCCGATCGCGCAGACGATCCGCGCCGCCACCGTCCGGCACGGGCTGGCGGGCCGGGTGCATTTCATCCGCGGCGGCAAGCTGGCGGAACTTCTGGCGCAGGCGCGCTCGGCCGTCACGGTGAATTCGACCGCGGCGCAGCAGGTGCTCTGGCGCGGGCTGCCGCTCAAGGCCTTTGGCCGGGCGGTCTTCGACAAGCCGGAATTCGTCTCCACCCAGCCGCTGCCCGAATTCTTTGCCAGCCCGAAACGGCCGGACACGCGGCTTTATCGCGATTATCGCCATTACCTGCTGGAAACCTCGCAAATTCCGGGCGGTTTCTATTCGGCGCGGGGGCGGCGGATCCTGCTGCGGCAGGTGGTCGACATGATGCTCTCGCCCGAAGATCCCTATGACGCGCTGAGCGCAGGCAGAGCGGCACCAAGGCAACAGTTGCGCGTGGTGACGTGA
- a CDS encoding polysaccharide biosynthesis/export family protein, producing MTFPRRTLLLGLSAVLLGTASCGLPRPGPNKREIFAGSVMRRGDAFVVTVDDHVARATAVQPALGFSSSFQTAGVVGSDTINPGDTLQLTIWENVDDGLLAQEGTTATQLTEVQVDGAGYIFVPYAGKIKAAGNSPDALRKIITEKLDAQTPDPQVLIARTAGDGATVSVMGSVGGQGVYAIERPTRTLSSMIARAGGVTIKPEITKITVKRGGKQGTVWLTDLYKNPKMDIALRPGDVILVEEDTRAFTSLGATGAQARVPFETQTLSALEAIATVGGLSSSTADPKGVFVFRNEPAEIARVVLGRNDLVGDQRMVYVLNLTEPNGMFLARDFVIRDGDTVYVTEAPFVQWQKSLSALTGSATAANSINNVASGN from the coding sequence GTGACTTTTCCCCGCAGGACCCTTTTGCTGGGTCTTTCGGCGGTGCTTCTTGGCACTGCCTCCTGTGGCCTGCCCCGGCCCGGCCCGAACAAGCGCGAGATCTTCGCCGGATCGGTGATGCGCCGCGGCGATGCCTTTGTCGTCACCGTCGATGACCATGTGGCGCGGGCGACCGCGGTGCAACCGGCGCTTGGCTTTTCCTCCAGCTTCCAGACTGCGGGCGTCGTCGGCTCGGACACGATCAACCCCGGGGACACGCTGCAGCTGACGATCTGGGAAAACGTCGATGACGGGCTTCTGGCGCAGGAAGGCACGACCGCGACGCAGCTGACCGAGGTGCAGGTCGATGGCGCGGGCTACATTTTCGTGCCCTATGCGGGCAAGATCAAGGCGGCGGGCAATTCCCCCGATGCGCTGCGCAAGATCATCACCGAAAAGCTCGATGCGCAGACCCCCGATCCGCAGGTGCTGATCGCGCGTACGGCGGGCGATGGCGCCACCGTTTCGGTCATGGGCTCGGTCGGCGGGCAGGGCGTCTATGCGATCGAACGGCCGACGCGGACGCTGTCGTCGATGATCGCGCGGGCGGGCGGCGTGACGATCAAGCCCGAGATCACCAAGATCACCGTCAAGCGCGGCGGCAAGCAGGGCACGGTCTGGTTGACCGATCTTTACAAGAACCCGAAGATGGACATCGCCCTGCGTCCGGGCGACGTGATCCTGGTCGAGGAAGACACCCGCGCCTTCACCTCGCTTGGCGCCACCGGCGCGCAGGCGCGCGTGCCCTTCGAAACGCAGACGCTCTCCGCGCTCGAGGCCATCGCCACCGTGGGCGGGCTGTCGTCCAGCACCGCCGATCCGAAGGGGGTCTTCGTCTTCCGCAACGAACCGGCGGAAATCGCCCGGGTGGTGCTGGGCCGCAACGATCTCGTCGGCGATCAGCGCATGGTCTATGTGCTCAACCTGACCGAGCCGAACGGCATGTTCCTTGCCCGCGATTTCGTGATCCGCGACGGCGACACCGTCTATGTCACCGAAGCGCCCTTCGTGCAGTGGCAAAAATCGCTCTCGGCACTTACCGGATCGGCCACGGCGGCGAATTCGATCAACAACGTCGCCTCCGGGAACTGA
- a CDS encoding capsular polysaccharide biosynthesis protein, translating to MPEAAHSRRLFPYAAGFVWQPQLRAMLRAAGYSLHLGLPGPEDRVVVWGRSPYAARGEAVAARRGVGLVRLEDAFLRSVRPGRARGAGGPLGLFIDPFGVHFDAATPSLLERLLAREPLDDTALLDRARDGIARLKALQLSKYNDFDETLPPPAPGYVLVIDQIRGDASIAHGGATAASFREMLAVAQIENPGARIVIKTHPETRAGLRPGHYGPAQEDARTTLLTDPVAPWALLDGAIAVYTVSSLLGYEAILAGHRPRVFGQPFYAGWGLSVDENPVPRRHRRLTRAQIFAVSHILAPTWVDPCRGRICRFEEAVDQLEAEVRAFRADRAGHVATGMRLWKRRPLQQFFGREKPLRFVDPPDRAAAVAQASGRSLLLWAGKEPPGFGPPALRVEDGFLRSKGLGADLVPPLSLVTDARGIYFDPTRPSDLEDLISRPPPPGGLARAERLIAALRRDKVSKYNLDGRTPDLPQGYRILVPGQVEDDASIRLGAGKTCTNLALLAQTRALNPKAIILFKPHPDVEAGLRPGALPEAEALRHADLVLHKSNPVALIEAVDEVWTMTSLLGFEALLRGKKVTVTGAPFYAGWGLTRDLGPVPDRRKARPTLAQMVHAALIAYPRYLDPVTRRPCPPEVVIDRLAHGPLPRPGPLNRSLAKLQGLFAGVAFLWR from the coding sequence ATGCCCGAAGCGGCCCACTCCCGGCGGCTTTTTCCCTATGCGGCCGGGTTTGTGTGGCAACCGCAGCTGCGCGCGATGCTGCGCGCGGCGGGCTACAGCCTGCATCTCGGCCTGCCCGGGCCCGAAGATCGCGTCGTCGTCTGGGGCCGGTCCCCCTATGCCGCGCGCGGCGAGGCGGTGGCGGCACGGCGGGGCGTCGGTCTCGTCCGGCTCGAAGATGCGTTTTTGCGCTCGGTCCGTCCGGGGCGGGCGCGCGGGGCGGGCGGCCCGCTTGGGCTTTTCATCGACCCGTTCGGCGTGCATTTCGACGCGGCAACCCCCTCGTTGCTGGAGCGTCTGCTGGCACGGGAACCGCTTGACGACACCGCGCTTCTGGATCGCGCCCGCGACGGCATCGCCCGGCTGAAGGCGCTTCAGCTCTCGAAATACAATGACTTCGACGAAACCCTGCCGCCGCCTGCCCCGGGCTATGTGCTGGTGATCGACCAGATCCGGGGCGATGCCTCGATCGCGCATGGCGGGGCGACGGCCGCGAGCTTCCGCGAGATGCTGGCCGTGGCGCAGATCGAAAACCCCGGCGCGCGGATCGTGATCAAGACCCATCCCGAGACCCGGGCGGGCCTGCGCCCGGGCCATTACGGCCCCGCGCAGGAAGACGCCCGGACCACGCTTCTGACCGATCCGGTCGCGCCCTGGGCGCTGCTGGACGGCGCCATCGCGGTCTACACCGTGTCGTCGCTTCTGGGCTACGAGGCGATCCTGGCCGGGCACAGGCCGCGCGTCTTCGGCCAGCCCTTCTATGCGGGCTGGGGGCTGAGCGTCGATGAAAATCCGGTCCCGCGGCGGCACAGGCGGCTGACGCGGGCGCAGATCTTCGCCGTCAGCCACATTTTGGCGCCGACCTGGGTCGACCCCTGCCGCGGCCGGATCTGCCGCTTCGAGGAAGCCGTCGATCAGCTTGAGGCCGAGGTCCGCGCCTTTCGCGCCGACCGGGCGGGCCATGTCGCCACCGGCATGCGGCTGTGGAAACGCCGTCCGCTGCAGCAGTTTTTCGGCCGCGAAAAGCCCTTGCGCTTCGTCGATCCGCCCGACCGCGCCGCCGCCGTGGCGCAGGCCTCCGGTCGCAGCCTGCTGCTCTGGGCGGGCAAGGAACCCCCGGGCTTCGGCCCTCCCGCGCTGCGGGTTGAAGATGGGTTCCTGCGCTCGAAAGGGCTTGGCGCCGATCTGGTGCCGCCCTTGTCGCTGGTCACCGATGCGCGGGGGATCTATTTCGATCCGACCCGGCCCTCGGATCTGGAAGATCTGATTTCGCGCCCCCCTCCCCCCGGCGGCCTGGCCCGGGCCGAACGCCTGATCGCGGCCCTGCGCAGGGACAAAGTTTCAAAATACAACCTTGACGGGCGTACCCCCGATCTGCCGCAGGGCTATCGCATCCTGGTTCCGGGGCAGGTGGAAGACGATGCCTCGATCCGCTTGGGCGCAGGCAAGACTTGCACAAATCTGGCCTTGCTGGCGCAAACACGGGCACTCAACCCAAAGGCGATTATCCTTTTCAAACCTCACCCGGATGTCGAGGCCGGTCTGCGTCCGGGCGCCCTGCCCGAGGCCGAAGCCCTGCGCCACGCCGATCTTGTCTTGCACAAATCGAACCCGGTGGCGCTGATCGAGGCGGTGGATGAAGTCTGGACGATGACCTCGCTTCTGGGCTTCGAGGCGCTGCTTCGCGGCAAGAAGGTCACGGTGACCGGAGCGCCCTTTTATGCGGGCTGGGGGCTGACCCGCGACCTTGGCCCGGTGCCCGACCGGCGCAAGGCGCGTCCCACGCTGGCGCAGATGGTGCATGCCGCGCTGATCGCCTATCCGCGCTATCTTGACCCCGTGACCCGCCGCCCCTGCCCGCCCGAAGTGGTGATTGACCGGCTGGCCCATGGCCCCCTGCCCCGCCCCGGCCCGCTGAACCGGAGCCTTGCGAAGCTGCAGGGGCTGTTCGCGGGCGTGGCTTTCCTGTGGCGCTAG
- the ribD gene encoding bifunctional diaminohydroxyphosphoribosylaminopyrimidine deaminase/5-amino-6-(5-phosphoribosylamino)uracil reductase RibD — MSEADGRFMRLALGLAGRGLGNVWPNPAVGCVIVNGGRIVGRGWTQPGGRPHAERRALDQAGPAARGATAYVTLEPCAHHGKTPPCAEALIAAGVVRVVSALEDPDPRVSGRGHAMLRAAGIAVETGVLAAEARAAQAGFLSRIERGRPWLALKLGASFDGRIALANGESQWITGPQARAQVQALRARFDAVLVGGGTARADDPLLTLRHFKPLRAPVRVVASRRLDLPRGRLAGSLGQAPLWLLHGAEAPGEARAFWAGLGAELIEVAGRDTGRDTGLDPVALLAALGARGLTRVFCEGGGQFAASLMAAGLVDELIGFTAGVVLGGDARPGIGDLGLTRLAEAPRYRLDSLQPIGPDVLARWLRA; from the coding sequence GTGAGCGAGGCCGACGGCCGCTTTATGCGGCTGGCGCTGGGGCTGGCCGGGCGCGGGTTGGGCAATGTCTGGCCCAATCCCGCGGTGGGCTGCGTGATCGTCAATGGCGGGCGCATCGTCGGGCGGGGCTGGACCCAGCCGGGCGGGCGGCCGCATGCGGAACGCCGGGCGCTGGATCAGGCGGGCCCGGCCGCGCGCGGGGCCACCGCCTATGTCACGCTCGAGCCCTGCGCCCATCATGGCAAGACCCCGCCCTGTGCCGAGGCGCTGATCGCGGCCGGGGTGGTGCGGGTGGTCTCGGCGCTGGAAGATCCCGATCCGCGGGTCTCGGGGCGCGGCCATGCGATGCTGCGCGCGGCGGGGATTGCGGTCGAAACCGGGGTTCTGGCGGCCGAGGCGCGGGCGGCGCAGGCGGGGTTTTTGAGCCGGATCGAGCGCGGGCGGCCTTGGCTGGCGCTGAAGCTGGGGGCCAGTTTCGACGGCCGGATCGCGCTGGCGAATGGGGAAAGCCAGTGGATCACCGGGCCGCAGGCGCGCGCGCAGGTGCAGGCGCTGCGGGCGCGGTTCGATGCGGTTCTGGTCGGCGGTGGCACGGCGCGGGCCGATGATCCGCTGCTGACCTTGCGTCATTTCAAGCCCTTGCGGGCGCCGGTGCGGGTCGTGGCCTCGCGCCGTCTGGATCTGCCGCGCGGGCGGCTGGCGGGATCGCTCGGGCAGGCGCCCTTGTGGCTTTTGCACGGCGCCGAGGCGCCCGGGGAGGCGCGGGCGTTCTGGGCCGGGCTCGGCGCCGAATTGATCGAGGTTGCCGGGCGTGACACGGGGCGTGACACGGGGCTTGATCCGGTGGCGCTGCTGGCGGCGCTGGGGGCCCGCGGCCTGACCCGGGTCTTTTGCGAGGGCGGCGGGCAGTTCGCGGCCAGTCTGATGGCGGCGGGCCTGGTTGACGAGCTGATCGGCTTCACCGCGGGCGTGGTGCTGGGCGGCGATGCGCGGCCCGGGATCGGCGATCTGGGCCTGACGCGGCTGGCAGAGGCCCCGCGCTATCGGCTGGACAGCCTGCAGCCGATCGGCCCCGATGTTCTGGCGCGCTGGCTGCGCGCCTAG
- the nrdR gene encoding transcriptional regulator NrdR — MRCPFCGNVDTQVKDSRPAEDHVAIRRRRFCPACGGRFTTYERVQLRDLVVIKTSGRREDFDRDKLERSIRIAMQKRPIEPERIDQMISGIVRRLESLGETDIPSRAIGEIVMETLARIDTVAYVRFASVYKNFQAADDFDKFVSELRPHPGDAE; from the coding sequence ATGCGCTGCCCGTTTTGCGGAAATGTCGATACGCAAGTGAAGGACAGCCGTCCGGCCGAGGATCATGTGGCGATCCGGCGGCGGCGGTTCTGTCCGGCCTGCGGCGGTCGTTTCACCACCTATGAGCGCGTGCAATTGCGCGATCTGGTGGTGATCAAGACCTCGGGGCGGCGCGAGGATTTCGACCGTGACAAGCTGGAGCGCTCGATCCGCATCGCGATGCAGAAACGCCCGATCGAGCCGGAGCGGATCGACCAGATGATCTCGGGGATCGTGCGGCGGCTGGAAAGCCTGGGCGAGACCGACATTCCCTCGCGCGCGATCGGCGAGATCGTGATGGAGACGCTGGCCCGGATCGACACCGTGGCCTATGTGCGTTTCGCCAGCGTTTACAAGAACTTCCAGGCGGCCGACGATTTCGACAAATTCGTCTCGGAACTGCGCCCCCATCCCGGAGACGCCGAGTGA
- the cydX gene encoding cytochrome bd-I oxidase subunit CydX — MWYFAWLLGLPVAVMFGVLNAMWFEMQEDRRRDGEV; from the coding sequence ATGTGGTATTTCGCCTGGCTTCTGGGCCTGCCGGTGGCGGTGATGTTCGGCGTGCTGAACGCGATGTGGTTCGAGATGCAGGAGGACCGGCGCCGCGACGGAGAGGTCTGA